Proteins from a genomic interval of Phormidium ambiguum IAM M-71:
- a CDS encoding glycosyltransferase — translation MIQEQPFVSAIVPVFNDAVGLKRCLESLKNQTYPQNLYEIIVVDNGSNTEANIADIVANYPLAILTNESQPGSYSARNKGISLAKGAVIAFTDADCIPAADWLEQGVKILLANPQCGFIAGKIQTCFQEPNQPNSIELYESLWYPLPQKEFVEKHHFGATANVFTFASVIQQVGVFDSCLKSNGDREWGQRVYHAGYQPLYAEEVCVNHPARYTLKQLSSRARRIIGGRYDLQQKTETSVFKRNSIFLINVAKYAIAPIAMLGFNLFLDKRLKTPQQKIQVSLVMFFVSYLYVWEMIQLKSGKTSHRG, via the coding sequence ATGATTCAAGAGCAACCTTTCGTTTCCGCGATCGTTCCCGTTTTTAACGATGCAGTAGGTCTCAAACGGTGTTTAGAAAGCCTAAAAAATCAAACTTACCCGCAGAATTTATATGAAATAATTGTAGTAGATAATGGTTCCAATACTGAAGCAAATATTGCTGATATTGTAGCCAATTATCCTCTAGCAATTTTAACTAATGAAAGTCAACCTGGCTCATATTCGGCACGGAATAAAGGAATATCTCTGGCGAAAGGAGCAGTAATTGCTTTTACTGATGCTGATTGCATTCCGGCTGCTGATTGGCTTGAGCAAGGGGTAAAAATATTATTAGCAAATCCCCAGTGCGGATTTATTGCGGGAAAAATTCAAACTTGTTTTCAAGAACCCAATCAACCAAATTCTATAGAACTTTACGAAAGTCTTTGGTATCCTCTGCCACAAAAAGAGTTTGTGGAAAAACATCATTTTGGCGCAACAGCTAATGTATTTACATTTGCTAGCGTAATTCAGCAAGTTGGAGTATTTGATAGTTGTTTAAAATCAAATGGCGATCGAGAATGGGGACAGCGAGTTTATCATGCTGGATATCAACCTTTATATGCCGAAGAAGTTTGTGTTAATCATCCAGCACGTTATACCCTAAAACAACTTTCTTCTAGAGCCAGAAGAATTATTGGTGGACGTTATGATTTACAACAAAAAACAGAAACTTCTGTTTTCAAACGCAACAGTATTTTCCTAATTAATGTGGCAAAATATGCGATCGCGCCAATAGCTATGTTGGGATTCAATCTTTTTCTAGATAAACGGCTAAAAACTCCCCAACAAAAGATTCAAGTTTCCCTAGTAATGTTTTTTGTTTCATACCTTTATGTTTGGGAAATGATTCAGCTTAAAAGTGGAAAAACCTCACATAGAGGATAG
- a CDS encoding cytochrome b has protein sequence MSSQITTQKQKFKGRINSAFKQLWSMHWVMAGCYLILFVGGFLMVRLPENTPLQSPMYTFHKSIGALTMALLTWRILILQRVWWRKYTNKLPKFSGEWIRTFLFHTLIYVFMLAVPITGFFLSNSYRSENVSFFWLTTLPDIFPQNSAVVELGRSLHFWLAYTFLAFIVLHSIDQYKYVRSIWRRTSMAIKKATAR, from the coding sequence ATGAGTTCCCAAATTACAACTCAGAAACAAAAATTTAAAGGTAGAATCAATTCTGCTTTTAAGCAATTATGGTCAATGCACTGGGTAATGGCAGGTTGTTACTTAATCTTGTTTGTTGGGGGATTTTTGATGGTGCGCTTACCAGAAAATACCCCGTTACAATCTCCAATGTACACTTTTCATAAGTCAATAGGTGCGCTGACAATGGCACTTTTGACTTGGCGGATTTTAATTTTACAGAGAGTTTGGTGGCGCAAATATACTAATAAGTTACCCAAGTTTTCTGGGGAATGGATTCGGACTTTTCTTTTTCATACATTAATATATGTGTTTATGTTAGCCGTACCGATAACTGGCTTCTTTTTATCTAATTCTTATCGCAGTGAAAATGTGTCTTTTTTCTGGTTAACAACTTTACCGGATATTTTTCCGCAAAATTCAGCTGTAGTTGAGTTGGGAAGGAGTTTACATTTTTGGTTGGCTTATACATTTTTAGCTTTTATTGTGTTGCATAGCATCGATCAGTATAAGTATGTACGATCGATCTGGCGGCGTACTTCTATGGCTATAAAAAAAGCTACCGCTCGGTAA
- a CDS encoding PAS domain S-box protein, protein MDVLNPNFKHITEEYFLESERTKEELQQEIKRRLQVETQLRLTRDRYQAVIDTQTEMICRFLPNGTLTFVNLAYCHYFGRTSDRLIGYNLLELVPDQERLIVIKQLAELSTLTPENSILIQEHQVLQADGNLAWQQWTNYAIFDEHKKLQEFQAIGRDITREKDLGNKLKEYQQRLDNILSSIEGVVWSMSADLSQTLYLNSSAERIYGRPVAEFFVNPLLWFEIIHPEDQLKVKAAIASLIETGRYEFEYRILHPNGEVRWIQDRAHLVCDRNGQPLRYDGIATDITNQKQQEEKLRLQSVALEACANSIVITDRQGIIQWVNPAFAALTGYNLAEAIGKNPRELVNSNYHSKAFFQNLWQTILAGQVWHGEITNRRSNKNFYTEEMTITPVYNSSEEISHFIAIKQDITERKLAEQALQESEERFRTIFENAGIGIAVCCPQTGKITLMNRFFGELLGYSVEELANLDFSRYTHPEDLPNELRLIQECYAGLRDSYQIEKRYICKNGDICWVNLTATIIREANGQIRTGFVMVKDITERKQVEIALQRSEAKLRDIFNSAIAGIISARVYRDRTWDYEYISSGCEQIFGYTVAELMANPMDWSSQVHPDDLESLILPSLDIIFAEESTQFEYRYYHKKDLSLRWILVHFTSRYDASSDCWIVTKVHIDITDRKQGEQERTRLVHQQAERERLISTITNRVRRSLDIPNILNTTVAEVRQFLQTDRVLIYRFTSDESGCVIAESTGDGWPSILGRKSQESGLTQTQCITPYTQRKIKNTTDSFYGNLPECFLTLLSEIQVKANLVLGIFEGEKVWGLLVAQQCDRPRIWQPEEINLLQQLADQVAIAIQQAELYQQVQHLNTNLELQVVERTAQLQQALDFEALLRRITDKVRDSLDEQQILQTAVEELAVVLNLLCCDAAFYNLEKQIITVVYESLRSDMMSAKGMTLAIAQMPEVHQQILQGNYVHFCPALPKENIIRLRNYQFTILGCPLIDETGVFGNLWLFRSADESFSNAEIRLVEQVATQCAIALRQSRLYQSIQAQVQELERLNHLKDDFLSTVSHELRSPMANIKMALQMLEIMFERTNNTGSESDLANHQVILHQKTFAKILQYFQILNQESHREITLINDLLDLTRLDARAIPITWSPINLQIWIPHVAEPFIQRTQQYEQELKIDIPETLAPLVSDLTSLERIITELLHNACKYTPTQGTISISAQLAMNSPDRVILTISNSGVEIPPSEWERIFDKFYRIPNTDPWKHGGTGLGLALVKKLVEYLGGTIQVNSRNYQTNFIITLPLQPDDWEN, encoded by the coding sequence ATGGATGTACTCAATCCAAATTTTAAGCACATCACTGAGGAATATTTTCTGGAATCAGAAAGAACTAAGGAAGAGTTGCAGCAAGAAATTAAACGACGGCTACAGGTGGAAACACAGTTAAGGTTGACACGCGATCGCTATCAAGCTGTAATCGATACCCAAACCGAAATGATCTGTCGGTTTTTACCAAATGGCACACTAACTTTTGTGAATTTGGCTTATTGTCATTATTTTGGTCGAACGTCAGATAGATTAATTGGTTACAATTTATTAGAATTAGTTCCAGATCAGGAACGATTAATTGTTATTAAACAACTAGCAGAATTATCAACATTAACTCCCGAAAATTCAATTCTAATTCAAGAGCATCAAGTATTACAAGCAGATGGCAATTTAGCTTGGCAACAATGGACAAATTATGCCATTTTTGATGAACATAAAAAATTACAAGAATTTCAGGCAATTGGACGGGATATCACCAGAGAAAAAGATTTAGGAAATAAGCTGAAAGAATATCAACAAAGATTAGATAATATTCTCAGTTCAATTGAAGGTGTAGTCTGGTCAATGTCAGCAGATTTGTCTCAGACTCTTTACCTAAATTCTAGCGCAGAACGTATTTACGGTCGCCCTGTTGCTGAGTTTTTTGTTAATCCTTTGCTGTGGTTTGAAATTATTCATCCCGAAGATCAACTAAAGGTGAAAGCTGCCATTGCTAGTTTAATAGAAACTGGTAGATATGAGTTTGAATACCGAATTTTACATCCTAATGGAGAGGTACGTTGGATACAAGATCGCGCTCATTTGGTTTGCGATCGCAATGGTCAACCTCTGCGATATGACGGGATTGCCACAGATATCACAAATCAGAAACAACAAGAAGAAAAGCTGCGCCTGCAAAGTGTGGCTTTGGAAGCTTGTGCTAATAGTATAGTGATTACCGATCGCCAAGGGATTATTCAATGGGTAAATCCAGCATTTGCAGCTTTAACTGGTTATAATTTAGCCGAAGCCATCGGAAAAAATCCGCGAGAATTAGTTAATTCAAATTATCATAGTAAAGCTTTTTTCCAAAATTTGTGGCAGACAATTCTTGCTGGACAAGTTTGGCATGGTGAAATTACTAATCGCCGTAGTAATAAAAATTTTTATACTGAAGAAATGACCATTACTCCGGTTTACAATAGTAGTGAAGAAATCAGTCATTTTATTGCGATTAAACAGGATATAACCGAACGTAAATTAGCAGAACAAGCGTTACAAGAAAGCGAAGAAAGATTTCGCACCATTTTTGAAAATGCGGGAATAGGGATTGCGGTTTGTTGTCCGCAAACAGGCAAAATTACGCTAATGAATCGATTTTTTGGCGAACTTTTAGGCTACAGTGTTGAAGAGTTAGCTAACCTTGATTTTTCTCGTTATACTCACCCAGAAGATTTACCAAATGAATTACGATTAATTCAAGAATGTTATGCTGGATTACGAGATAGTTATCAAATAGAAAAGCGTTATATTTGTAAAAATGGTGATATTTGTTGGGTGAATTTAACTGCTACAATTATCCGCGAAGCTAATGGGCAAATTCGTACTGGATTTGTCATGGTCAAAGATATTACAGAACGGAAGCAAGTAGAAATTGCCCTTCAGCGTAGCGAAGCGAAATTACGGGATATTTTTAATAGTGCGATCGCCGGAATTATTAGTGCGAGAGTTTACCGCGATCGCACATGGGATTATGAATACATTTCTTCTGGATGCGAACAAATTTTTGGTTACACAGTAGCAGAATTAATGGCCAATCCAATGGACTGGAGTTCTCAAGTTCATCCTGACGATTTAGAGTCATTAATCTTGCCTTCATTGGATATCATTTTTGCTGAAGAATCAACTCAGTTTGAATATCGTTATTATCATAAAAAAGATCTTAGTTTGCGGTGGATACTAGTACATTTTACCTCTCGCTATGATGCTAGTAGTGATTGTTGGATAGTAACAAAAGTCCATATTGATATTACCGATCGCAAACAAGGAGAACAGGAACGCACCAGGTTAGTTCACCAGCAAGCAGAACGAGAACGCTTAATTTCTACTATTACTAATCGGGTGCGACGTTCCTTAGATATCCCAAATATTTTAAATACTACTGTTGCTGAAGTTCGACAATTTCTCCAAACAGATCGCGTCTTAATTTATCGGTTTACTTCTGATGAAAGTGGTTGTGTAATTGCGGAATCTACAGGTGATGGTTGGCCATCAATTTTAGGCAGAAAAAGTCAGGAGAGTGGCTTAACACAAACACAGTGCATTACTCCTTATACTCAAAGAAAGATTAAAAATACAACGGATAGTTTTTATGGTAATTTACCTGAATGTTTTTTGACTTTGCTCTCGGAAATTCAAGTTAAGGCAAATCTGGTCTTGGGTATTTTTGAAGGGGAAAAAGTGTGGGGTTTACTAGTAGCGCAACAATGCGATCGGCCCCGAATATGGCAACCAGAAGAAATTAATCTTTTACAACAATTAGCCGATCAAGTGGCGATCGCTATTCAACAAGCAGAACTTTATCAACAAGTACAGCACCTTAATACAAATTTAGAATTACAAGTAGTCGAAAGAACTGCTCAACTACAACAAGCATTGGATTTTGAAGCTTTACTGCGGCGCATTACTGATAAAGTTCGAGATAGTTTAGATGAGCAACAAATTTTACAAACCGCAGTGGAAGAATTAGCAGTTGTGTTAAATCTTCTCTGCTGTGATGCAGCATTTTATAATTTAGAGAAACAAATAATTACAGTTGTTTATGAATCGCTGCGTTCAGATATGATGTCTGCAAAAGGGATGACATTAGCGATCGCGCAAATGCCAGAGGTACATCAACAAATTTTACAAGGAAATTATGTACATTTTTGTCCTGCATTACCAAAGGAAAATATTATCCGACTAAGGAATTATCAATTTACTATTCTCGGTTGTCCATTAATTGATGAAACTGGTGTGTTTGGGAATTTATGGCTATTTCGTTCCGCAGATGAATCTTTTAGTAATGCGGAAATTCGCTTAGTAGAACAGGTAGCCACACAATGCGCGATCGCTCTGCGACAGTCACGACTTTATCAATCCATACAAGCACAGGTGCAAGAATTAGAAAGGCTAAATCACTTAAAAGATGACTTTTTGAGTACAGTGTCTCACGAATTGCGATCGCCAATGGCAAATATCAAAATGGCATTGCAAATGTTAGAAATTATGTTTGAACGAACAAATAATACTGGATCTGAATCTGATTTAGCTAATCATCAAGTAATATTACATCAGAAAACTTTTGCCAAAATACTACAATATTTTCAAATTTTAAATCAAGAAAGTCACCGAGAAATCACCTTAATTAATGATTTATTAGACTTGACTCGGTTAGATGCCAGAGCAATTCCTATAACCTGGAGTCCTATCAATTTGCAAATTTGGATTCCTCACGTCGCCGAACCATTTATACAACGTACCCAGCAATATGAACAAGAATTAAAAATAGATATTCCTGAAACTCTTGCGCCGTTAGTAAGTGATTTAACTAGTTTAGAAAGGATTATCACAGAATTATTACATAATGCTTGTAAGTATACCCCTACACAAGGCACAATTTCCATATCGGCACAATT